A stretch of the Notamacropus eugenii isolate mMacEug1 chromosome 2, mMacEug1.pri_v2, whole genome shotgun sequence genome encodes the following:
- the SLC3A2 gene encoding amino acid transporter heavy chain SLC3A2 isoform X2: MSRDTDVDMAEVDMKEVELNELETEKQPMNAAAPPAAAAGTEKNGVVKVKVADDEADAAAAAAAKFTGLSKEELLKVAGSPAWVRTRWALLLLFWLGWLGMLAGAVVIIVQAPRCRELPVQRWWHQGALYRIGALKAFQGQPSNNGSLAAVKAHLDYLSTLKVKALVVGPIHKNLEDDLAETNLLQIDPSVGSQEEFIQLLEAAKKKNIHIILDLTPNYQSHNSWFLKNESEEMNGKMKEALSFWLKAGVNGIQLSDVHKLTDAASFLSYWSNLTHSISDDKVLIVGTGASDLSEILSLLNDTDLLSSSYLENFERKSSSGKALRTLVENYLSAAGGRWCGWTYSQVGNLASYVPAHLLRLYHLLLFTLPGTPIFSYGDEIGLQAATLPGQPAEAPIMLWDEKTLGPSESVNLNMTVQGQNNDPTSLLALFRKLSDSRGKERSLLHGDFVVLPTQDNLFAYLRYWDQNERFVIVLNLGSTSQEADLRMPPVAGSQKLEFPEKAALVLSTQGGHQDGSMLPLRKLAVAPGEGLLLKFPYVA; this comes from the exons ATGAGCCGAGACACCGACGTGGATATGGCGGAGGTGGACATGAAGGAGGTGGAGCTCAATGAGCTGGAGACGGAGAAGCAGCCCATGAACGCGGCCGCCCCGCCGGCCGCCGCCGCGGGCACCGAGAAGAACGGCGTGGTCAAGGTCAAGGTGGCGGACGACGAGGCCGATGCTGCGGCCGCGGCGGCCGCCAAGTTCACGGGCCTGTCCAAGGAGGAGCTGCTCAAGGTGGCCGGGAGCCCCGCCTGGGTGCGCACCCGCTGGGCCCTGCTGCTGCTCTTCTGGCTGGGCTGGCTGGGCATGCTGGCCGGCGCTGTGGTCATCATAGTGCAGGCGCCCCGCTGCCGCGAGCTCCCGGTGCAGCGTTGGTGGCACCAGGGTGCCCTGTACCGCATCGGAGCCTTGAAGGCCTTCCAGGGCCAGCCCAGCAACAACGGGAGTCTGGCCG CGGTGAAGGCCCATCTCGATTACCTGAGCACCCTCAAAGTGAAGGCCCTGGTGGTGGGGCCCATCCACAAGAACCTTGAAGATGACCTTGCTGAGACCAACCTGCTTCAGATCGACCCCTCCGTGGGCTCCCAGGAAGAGTTCATCCAGCTTTTGGAAGCAGCCAAGAAAAAGA ACATCCACATCATCCTAGATCTCACCCCCAACTACCAAAGTCACAACAGCTGGTTTCTGAAGAACGAGAGCGAGGAGATGAATGGGAAGATGAAG GAAGCCCTGAGCTTTTGGCTGAAGGCTGGTGTGAATGGTATCCAGCTCTCTGATGTCCATAAGCTTACC GATGCTGCTTCATTCCTGTCTTATTGGAGTAACCTCACTCACAGCATCAGTGATGACAA GGTCCTGATTGTAGGAACAGGAGCCTCAGACCTTTCCGAGATCTTGAGCCTGCTGAATGATACTGACCTGCTGAGCAGCTCGTATCTGGAGAACTTTGAGAGAAAGAGCTCTTCCGGGAAAGCCCTGAGAACATTGGTTGAGAACTACCTGAGCGCTGCTGGTGGCCGTTGGTGCGGCTGGACA TATTCTCAGGTCGGCAACTTGGCCTCCTATGTGCCTGCCCACCTTCTCCGTCTCTATCACCTGTTGCTGTTCACACTTCCTGGGACACCCATCTTTAGTTACGGGGATGAAATTGGCTTGCAGGCAGCCACCCTCCCTGGACAG CCTGCTGAAGCCCCCATCATGCTTTGGGATGAAAAGACACTTGGGCCTTCTGAGTCTGTGAACCTCAACATGACAGTCCAG GGCCAGAACAATGATCCCACTTCCCTCCTTGCTCTGTTCCGAAAACTGAGTGACAGCCGCGGTAAGGAGCGATCCTTGCTGCACGGGGACTTTGTGGTGCTGCCCACCCAAGACAACCTCTTTGCCTACTTGCGATACTGGGATCAAAATGAGCGATTTGTTATTGTCCTCAACCTGGGCTCCACGAGTCAGGAGGCTGATCTGAGGATGCCCCCTGTGGCTGGCAGCCAGAAGCTGGAGTTTCCTGAGAAGGCAGCGCTGGTGCTCAGTACCCAAGGGGGCCATCAGGATGGCAGCATGCTGCCCCTTCGAAAGCTGGCTGTGGCCCCGGGGGAGGGCCTGCTGCTCAAATTCCCCTATGTGGCCTAG
- the SLC3A2 gene encoding amino acid transporter heavy chain SLC3A2 isoform X1: protein MDRRSSTAPLKFGRPRPRAVVRFLGLGDRDSSARGSGETEALAVHSDMSRDTDVDMAEVDMKEVELNELETEKQPMNAAAPPAAAAGTEKNGVVKVKVADDEADAAAAAAAKFTGLSKEELLKVAGSPAWVRTRWALLLLFWLGWLGMLAGAVVIIVQAPRCRELPVQRWWHQGALYRIGALKAFQGQPSNNGSLAAVKAHLDYLSTLKVKALVVGPIHKNLEDDLAETNLLQIDPSVGSQEEFIQLLEAAKKKNIHIILDLTPNYQSHNSWFLKNESEEMNGKMKEALSFWLKAGVNGIQLSDVHKLTDAASFLSYWSNLTHSISDDKVLIVGTGASDLSEILSLLNDTDLLSSSYLENFERKSSSGKALRTLVENYLSAAGGRWCGWTYSQVGNLASYVPAHLLRLYHLLLFTLPGTPIFSYGDEIGLQAATLPGQPAEAPIMLWDEKTLGPSESVNLNMTVQGQNNDPTSLLALFRKLSDSRGKERSLLHGDFVVLPTQDNLFAYLRYWDQNERFVIVLNLGSTSQEADLRMPPVAGSQKLEFPEKAALVLSTQGGHQDGSMLPLRKLAVAPGEGLLLKFPYVA from the exons GCGAAACCGAAGCCCTCGCAGTCCACAGCGACATGAGCCGAGACACCGACGTGGATATGGCGGAGGTGGACATGAAGGAGGTGGAGCTCAATGAGCTGGAGACGGAGAAGCAGCCCATGAACGCGGCCGCCCCGCCGGCCGCCGCCGCGGGCACCGAGAAGAACGGCGTGGTCAAGGTCAAGGTGGCGGACGACGAGGCCGATGCTGCGGCCGCGGCGGCCGCCAAGTTCACGGGCCTGTCCAAGGAGGAGCTGCTCAAGGTGGCCGGGAGCCCCGCCTGGGTGCGCACCCGCTGGGCCCTGCTGCTGCTCTTCTGGCTGGGCTGGCTGGGCATGCTGGCCGGCGCTGTGGTCATCATAGTGCAGGCGCCCCGCTGCCGCGAGCTCCCGGTGCAGCGTTGGTGGCACCAGGGTGCCCTGTACCGCATCGGAGCCTTGAAGGCCTTCCAGGGCCAGCCCAGCAACAACGGGAGTCTGGCCG CGGTGAAGGCCCATCTCGATTACCTGAGCACCCTCAAAGTGAAGGCCCTGGTGGTGGGGCCCATCCACAAGAACCTTGAAGATGACCTTGCTGAGACCAACCTGCTTCAGATCGACCCCTCCGTGGGCTCCCAGGAAGAGTTCATCCAGCTTTTGGAAGCAGCCAAGAAAAAGA ACATCCACATCATCCTAGATCTCACCCCCAACTACCAAAGTCACAACAGCTGGTTTCTGAAGAACGAGAGCGAGGAGATGAATGGGAAGATGAAG GAAGCCCTGAGCTTTTGGCTGAAGGCTGGTGTGAATGGTATCCAGCTCTCTGATGTCCATAAGCTTACC GATGCTGCTTCATTCCTGTCTTATTGGAGTAACCTCACTCACAGCATCAGTGATGACAA GGTCCTGATTGTAGGAACAGGAGCCTCAGACCTTTCCGAGATCTTGAGCCTGCTGAATGATACTGACCTGCTGAGCAGCTCGTATCTGGAGAACTTTGAGAGAAAGAGCTCTTCCGGGAAAGCCCTGAGAACATTGGTTGAGAACTACCTGAGCGCTGCTGGTGGCCGTTGGTGCGGCTGGACA TATTCTCAGGTCGGCAACTTGGCCTCCTATGTGCCTGCCCACCTTCTCCGTCTCTATCACCTGTTGCTGTTCACACTTCCTGGGACACCCATCTTTAGTTACGGGGATGAAATTGGCTTGCAGGCAGCCACCCTCCCTGGACAG CCTGCTGAAGCCCCCATCATGCTTTGGGATGAAAAGACACTTGGGCCTTCTGAGTCTGTGAACCTCAACATGACAGTCCAG GGCCAGAACAATGATCCCACTTCCCTCCTTGCTCTGTTCCGAAAACTGAGTGACAGCCGCGGTAAGGAGCGATCCTTGCTGCACGGGGACTTTGTGGTGCTGCCCACCCAAGACAACCTCTTTGCCTACTTGCGATACTGGGATCAAAATGAGCGATTTGTTATTGTCCTCAACCTGGGCTCCACGAGTCAGGAGGCTGATCTGAGGATGCCCCCTGTGGCTGGCAGCCAGAAGCTGGAGTTTCCTGAGAAGGCAGCGCTGGTGCTCAGTACCCAAGGGGGCCATCAGGATGGCAGCATGCTGCCCCTTCGAAAGCTGGCTGTGGCCCCGGGGGAGGGCCTGCTGCTCAAATTCCCCTATGTGGCCTAG